A single region of the Anomaloglossus baeobatrachus isolate aAnoBae1 chromosome 2, aAnoBae1.hap1, whole genome shotgun sequence genome encodes:
- the KCNE3 gene encoding potassium voltage-gated channel subfamily E member 3: METARPMEKLLENLHSVLQAINKTLNNPPCQPNAELNKTTSNLEKLNRDDNAYIFIIFVMFLFAVTVGSLILGYTRSKNVDKRSDPYHVYIKNSRVSVI; encoded by the coding sequence ATGGAGACAGCGAGACCGATGGAAAAACTCCTAGAAAACCTTCATTCCGTTCTCCAAGCCATAAACAAGACCCTGAACAATCCTCCGTGCCAACCGAACGCAGAGTTAAACAAGACGACCTCTAACCTGGAGAAACTCAACCGGGACGATAACGCCTACATCTTCATCATCTTCGTCATGTTCCTCTTTGCTGTGACTGTGGGAAGTTTAATACTTGGGTACACGAGGTCCAAGAACGTGGACAAACGCAGTGACCCCTACCATGTGTACATCAAAAACAGCCGCGTTTCCGTAATATAG